The Gadus macrocephalus chromosome 12, ASM3116895v1 genome segment ccaaactcaagcttatggttattgtccccaccacttctaaaaacaaactgacgcccttgcatTAAGGTGTGCTAAAATTACAAACTCGGGGGCTCTAGCCCTACAGAAAAGAGCATCATCAAATGCTCTATGGAAACACATTGGGAACACAAAGCGTTGCTAGAAATGTATCTAGATTCGTAGACAAGAGATAAGAACTTGACCTTTAGACCTTCAACCAGGGAGCATCTTGAGATCGCTCTGTGAAAATCTTGGTTCGCAAGCAAAAAGGCGGATCCTAATTCAAACCCTAAACCAAGCACCCTCCCCCCTGCCACAGGGGCCAGGAGGGCAGAGGTTTGGTGGGGAGAGTCAGGAACTAGAATAAGGTGGTCAAGTTTCATGGCGTCAGGACCATCCTATCTCTTAAACTCCCTTTTACTCAACAATCTGATCCACAAGGTCTTGCGGGACACACTTCTGAGAGATGTTGGCGGTTTGGGCAGACTTTCTTTCTGTAAACCCTATAAATCAGAGGCTTTCTTACCGTAGTTGATGCAGAAGCAGCTCCAACGAGGAAACAGTGAATACAATACAGAGTATACAGTACAGGccacaaataaaacaaactgaTTTACAACGATATGGCTAAACAACAACGcaaattcacaaagtatttagCAGATCGACGCTAGGCACCCTggtaaccaaaccaaacaaacgaAGCCGGCTATGTGGAACTTGCGTCAGCGGCGTCACACAGCAGCCTCGGGTTGAACTGTGAAACCCCAAATGAGCATGAAAAACGCCACGAGCAGTTTAACTCACTAACCAAACATCATATACAATTACTGAGCAAAGATTATGACATGGCATATTTCTCACTAGAAATGGGCATTTTAATGCCGTAACAAGCGAAAAAAGTTTAAACTAATAATAACTATAACTCAAAAACTAATAATTTACAATCAGTGACCGAAGATTATAAAAATTAAATGCATATATCTATCTAGAAATGTTATCAAAACTCCTTTCAAGGCTCGATCTAAATAGAAATATTGCATCTTCCACTGAGAATAAAAGCTGTGTCCGCCATTATTTTGTAGCCAGGCGCACTGATTGCTTATGCTACTAGAAATTAATTGGAGTATTATGAAGATATATGCATAACTTTTGCTATGATATCATAAGAACCGATGTATGAGGATGTGTTGTTCCACTGATGACACCATCCACAAAACGTCTTATTTTGTCTTCTCATTTAGGATTTGATGCTGTTCAGTGCCAACATAACATCAAGTCCCATCTGATGGAGAAGTTTAGGTGTAtgtttgagggaatcgctaaAGCAGGTCAGCCAACACCTCTGAATGActtctacacagagctcttcatcacagagagaggtagtggagaggtcaacaaggaacatgaggtcagactgattgaaacagcttccagaAAACCAGCCAAGGAGGAAACAACAATCAAATGTGgggacatctttaaacccttacgTGAACAAGATCAACAAATcagaacaataatgacaactggagtagccggcattggtaaaaccgtcttaacacacaagttcactctggactgggctgaaggcaaagccaaccaggacatacacttcacatttctcttcactttcagagagctgaatttgctgaaagggaaagagtttagcttggtggaacttcttcatcactttttttttgacaccaaagaagcaggaatctgcagatTCGACCGGTTccaagttgtcttcatcttggatggtctggatgagtgtcgacttcctctggacttccagaacaacccgatctggactgatgtcaTAGAGCCGACATCGGTGGACATACTtctgacaaacctcatcaggggcgacctgcttccctccgctcgcatatggataaccacacgccctgcggcagccaatcagatccctgctgagtgtgttgacagagtgacagaggtgagagggttcaaCGACCcagagaaggaggagtacttcaggaagagattccgGGAGGAGAAGCTGGCCCACACAATCATCTCCCACATCAAGAcatcacgaagcctccacatcatgtgtcacatcccagtcttctgttggatcacttcTACAGTTCTGGAAGACTTCTTCAAAACCCCAAAGAGCGGAGAAGACATGCCCAATActgtgactcagatgtacagccacttcctgagggttcagtccatacagggggacaggaagtaccatGGGAGAGCTGAAACAGATCCATGCTGGAGCTCAGAAAGCAgggagatcattgtttctctgggaaaactggcttttaaccagctaGAGAAAGGCAACttgatcttctacgaggcagactTGGCAGAGTGTGGTATCGatatcagagcagcctcagtgcactcaggagtgttcacccagatctttaaagaggagtgtgggctgtaccatgacaaggtgttctgctttgtccatctgagcatccaggagtttctaGCTGCCCTTTATGTCATTCATTCCTTCATCAACACTCatgtcaatctgctctcagaaaaacaaacaacctcCAAGAAAGATacactcttcctcctctaccagagtgctgtggataaggccttacagagtgagaacggacacctggacttgttcctccgcttcctccttggcctctctctggagaccaatcagattatCCTACGAGGTCTGCTGGGAAAGACAGGAAGCAGCTCACAGACCAATCAGAATacagtgtcttacatcaagAAGAGGATAAATGGAGATCTTTCTCCAGAGAGAAGTATCAATCTgatccactgtctgaatgagctcaACGACTGTTCActagtggaggagatccaacagctcctgacatcaggaagtctctTCAGAgaatctctctcccccgctcagTGGTCCgctctggtcttcatcttaTTGTCATCAGAAGAGCAGCTtgacgtgtttgacctgaagaaatactctgcttcagagaagggtcttctgaggctgttgccagtggtcaaagcctccaaaacatctctgtaggttcactagTAACATGTATTTCAGTACACAACACAATCTACATAATATAGAATACAAAAGTTAGGATAATatacaaaacatctctgtaggttcaggTACAACATGTATTACTGTACACAACAAAATGTACAGCCTAGAATATAAaagttatttatatatatatatatatatatatatatatatatatatatatattagggctgtcaaaattaACGCGTTAACGCAGGGTGATTAATTTGTGGAATTAACGCATTAATTTCTTTAACGCATTAACGCATGCGCAAAATGACCCGCCCAATATTTCCCGCTCCAGCACTTGCCGCCGCTATTTGCCGCTCTAGAGTTTTGACTGAGACACAAGATGGATACTGAACCGAAAGAAGTTGTTGGCCCTTTGGATGGAAAGtttgaatttaaaaaaaacaaagatggaACACTTAATAAACAAGAAGTGATTTGCACACTCTGCAAGAAGGAGTTTTCGTTTCACCGAAGCACTTCCAGCCTAAAGTACCATATCAACGCTAAGCATGCGTTTGTCGGCTCTTCAAGTTCTGGGGCAAGACCAGGGGGCTTGGTTCAGACAACGCTCACCGAAGGCCGTGCATTAAGTAAGTCTATTTCTGAGAACTTGACCCAAAAAATTGCCAAATGGATTGCAAAAGACTGTCGGCCGATTAATATTGTCGAGGACAAGGGCCTCGCGGAAGTGTTACAAGTTGCTTCACGCGACGCATTCTACAAGCCACCGTCAAGAGGCACAGTAATGACTAAAATCCACGACCTCTACAAAacggaaaagaaaaagaaagaagaggatTTGGCTGTAGCTGACTATGTCGCCCTGACAGGAGACCACTGGACCTCTGTGAGTAACAACAATTACCTGGGTGTAACTGCACATCATATCACTAAAACATGGGAACTGAAGTCGTTTGCGCTAACTACAATGAAAACAGAAGAGCGTCACTTTGCAGAAGCATGTGCAGAGCAGTTCCTAACAGTAGCACGCAAGTGGGAAATAGAAGGAAAAGTCACAACTATAGGGACCGACAGCGCACGCAATATGATCGCTGCGGCTAGACTTTTGACATTTGAGCACATGCCTTGCATAGCTCACATCCTACAGAGAAGCATCACGGTGAGCCTCTCTGACAGCGGATTTGTGCATGCATTGTCCAAGTCTCGCAAAATTGTGGGCCACTTCAAACACAGTCCGGCAAACACCGCGGAGCTTCAAGCACAACAAGCTGCCCTTGGACAGAAGCAGGAGCCGCTGGTCCAGGACGTTCCAACACGTTGGAATTCGACGGTGGATATGGTCAAGCGTCTGAACCGCAATCAAGCAGCAATAAAAGCAACCCTGGACCAACAGCAGCACAAACTCATTATGCTGACACCACCAGAATGGGACAAGGTGCAAAGACTTGAGACTCTTCTAGAGCCCTGTCGGTAAGTAATCCACATATGAATTATTAATAGGCCTATAGtttgaaataaaatgtaattaattaaATTGAAATTATATGTTACCTTTTTGTAAACTACCAACTTCTGTTGTAATAActtaatgatgtgtgtgtgtgtgtgtgtgtgtgtgtgtgtgtgtgtgtgtgtgtgtgtgtgtgtgtgtgtgtgtgtgtgtgtgtgtgtgtgtgtgtgtgtgtgtgtgtgtgtgtgtgtcattcaaCTGCAGGTATGTAACTGAGATCCTGGGTGGGGAGGCCTATGTATCCTGCTCTGTTGTACTGCCTGCCCTCTGCCACTTGCGTCGTGTAATGGAGGTCTCTGATGAGGACCCTGCATATGTGGTGCGATTTAAGACGGCATTCAAAGAAGACCTAGCCTCCCGCCAAGAAAAGACCAACAACGCATGGCTCAAGCTTGCAACGGCCCTGGATCCACGCTTTAAAGACTTGAAGACCCTGCCCAAGAGTGAAAGAGAAGAGGTGTGGACCACACTGGGAGGCATGCTGCATGAACAATCACCAAGAAGGTCTCCACAGACTTCTGAAGATGGGCCACCCAAGAAGAAAATGAGCCTGCTCCTACAAATGTGCtcagattctgattctgatgagGAGGTGCAGCCTGGCAGAGACATACACAGGTACAGGGCAGAGCCCTGCATTAGTATGGAGGACTGTCCATTGCAGTGGTGGTCTGCTCATTCAGGAGCCCATGACAAGCTGGCCCTGCTGGCTCGCAAATATCTAGCGActcctgcatccacagttccaTGTGAAAGACTCTTCTCGGTGGCAGGCCACATCGTGCAAAAGAAACGGTCAGCCTTACTTTCAGAAAATGTCAACCAGTTAGTTTGCCTCAGCAACTGGCTAAAAGAAGAATAGCCAAGAGAGACACATTTTATTGTACGAAGGTGTGGTAGtttgttaatttaaaaaaggGAAAATGTTCAACCAATGTTTAACCATTCTAAACTTAGCAATGGCTAAGATGCCCATAACGTTTGGGATGACTGTTATCTTTaagtttgattaaaaaaataaaaataaaaatgttatatGCTCATAGGCATTGCAAAGAGACTGGCACAAAACAAAAATTGAAATATGGTGTGGTATGTTTAagtttgattttatttttcattattaataACACCATCATCTGGATTCTTTCATGAATAAAAGAACATGCTAAATGCCTATATATCCACCTTCTGTCATTTATCTTTCCGTTCCTACAACAATATACAGAGAAATTCAGAAATTCCGGGCATATTTATGAATGgtaattaatcgtgattaatcgtgattaatccaCAGCTACCCTGTGATTAATCAGATTAAAATTTTTAAtcttttgacagccctaatatatatatatatatttatatatcaatGTTTATACAAAACATCTCTTCAGTTGTACTTATAACATgtacaatacacacaacacaatagaAATAATACTACAAtaatattaatgaatattcaAAACCATTTTCAAACAGTACAAAACATCTTTCCTATAGTCACTATTTTACACCCAATTTCTAATTGACATTTAAGGATCTCATTAATTGACTAGTACATATTAGTTAAATTAATAATACATTACTAATAAAAGATTTCAACACACTTACTTTAATCAGTTCCTAACttgttctgtttattttgtgCATAGGCTGAATATATGTTATCTGTCAGGGATATGCTGCAAAGCTCTAGCTTCAGTTCTCAGCTCTAACTCCTCTAGtttgagagagctggacctgagtaacaATGATCTGAAGGATTCAGGTCTGAATAAATAAGTAGAATATGTCCTCTCAGGGCTCAAGACACATTTTCTACTGCCTTTTTCTGATCAAGGCAGTGTGTCTTCATTGGATCTTAAGTGGGTTGAATCTTTAGTTATCTGACCTCCAAGTCATATTTTGAAGATCTACTGTATTGACTTAGTTGAACTGCTAAGACATGTCTAATAACACATTTCAAGTAAAACATTAATCAAGGTTTCtaacatgttctgtttattttgtgtgaaggctgaatggatgtcatctgtcagagagatgctgtgaagctctggcctcagttctcagctccaaatcctctagtctgagagagcttgacctaagtaccaatgatctgcaggattcaggagtgaagctgctttctgctggactggggagtccacactgtacactggaaactctcaggtcaatTTTACTCAAAGTGCAGTTACACCTTAAGGTTCAGTATCAGAAGACATTTAAGAGATTTACATCCagacaattgtgtgtgtgtgtgtgtgtgtgtgtgtgtgtgtgtgtgtgtgtgtgtgtgtgtgtgtgtgtgtgtgtgtgtgtgtgtgtgtgtgtgtgtgtgtgtgtgtgtgtagcttgtctggctgcctggtcacacaggaaggctgtgcttctctggcctcagctctgagctccaacccctcccatctgagggagctggacctgagctacaatcatccaggagactcaggagctgcactgctctctgctggactggaggatccactctggagactggacactctcaggtatggacaGGAATGCGCACCAGTCAAAGACAAAGTTTCTTACAAGGAATCAACCCActgctagatgaagtggtttAAAAGCAGCTGAAACTCATGTTGCGGAGAAAGTGATGagagcagatgatgaaggtgaatgtttcaacaatGCCGCtctcacttcccccccccccccccagtgtggagcacggtggagtgtggaggctgaaaccagctctgaagaagtgtaagtgtctgattagttatcacaacacacactaacTATAGAGATGtaaagtccatccacacagctgGAGGTGACGTCCGTTCATTCAAATGTGGACTGGTTAAATTTAAGGAGAGTCTAACCATTCAGTAGTATTCACTGCAAAACACTACAACAgacaaaataatgaataatgaattATGCAGTTTAAAAGTTGACGGAGTAAATGCAGTTGGTACATTTTATAGGCTTCAATGTTCATTTGTAATTAACCTGGATTTGCAATAAACTTTAACTTTAAATATCAAAAGTCAAGGCACACAAGTCCACTATAGTACCTATGTAGTACCTTGTAGAGTAGAAAAGGATGCAAGGGTGCAAGAAAACAGcactagtgatgatgatgatgatgatgatgatgatgatgatgatgatgatgaagatgatgatgacgaagaATGGTGATGAACAGCTGATCATGTCTTGTTCTtcgtcagatgcctgtgaactcacactggacccaaacacagcccacagacaactctctctgtctgaggataACAGAAAGGTGACGGAGGTTAGAGAGAACCAGttgtatccggatcacccagagagatttgacTCCTGGCcccaggtgttgtgtagagaggctctgaatggccgctgttactgggaggtagagaggaaaggagctgttgctataggagtgacatacagaggaatcacaaggagaggagcaGGTCGGGACAGCTGGCTTGGatggaacaacaagtcctggagtcttTGTTGTTATGATGATGGTTACACTGCCTACTACAACAATAGAAGATCAGACACAAATCTTCCCCCCGCTGGCTctaccagagtaggagtgtatctggaccggcctgctggcactctgtccttctacagagtaggttggtcctcagacacactaacactcatccacaccttccagtccaccttcacccaggaggacctcctccctgggttgaGGTTATTGGGTGATGGtacctcagtgtctctgtgtcggttgtagcaacacatacacacacacacacacacacacacacacacatatatgaatacacacacatgcatatataaacacacacacacacgcacatatatgaatacacacacatacatacacatgcacatactcaTTCACACATATtttaatgcacacaaacaacacacatgcagacacacacacacacacacacacacacacacacacacacacatatatgattacacacacactcacaagcacatgtatgaacacacacacacacacacacacacacacacacacacacacacacacacacacacacacacacacacacacacacacacacacaaacatgaataaACACATATGAATATACACACTGTGTTGTCACTGTGTTTTGTTGATTCAAATACATGTACTCAATTCTACATTATATTTTGATTCTAAGAAGTTTTGCTTGATAAACCATGAAGGGAAGAGACTTAAAAATGTACTTTAAAATGTCCCATAGGGTTAAGCAGGTTTAACAAAGACTATATTTCTAacgtaaaatatatttttaatattgattGATTGTGAATCAAAACTTGTTTATTCTACAATATTTAGTATATTTTCAGACATTAACAGTTTCAAACTAAAGGGCACTGATAACAGTTTCAAACTAAAGGGGTCTGATATCAGTTTATACTTTGATAAGCCTAACATGGAACCTGATTCAGAGCAGATGtaatattatattcataatgAAAGTGGTCTGGGTAAAGCTATTGATCATGTTGTGAATGACGCATGCGAATGCGTATTGATTCCTTGTGTTCTGTGGGGAGCAACACAGcagcagaacatgttcagttattaaagatatgtGCTCCTGTTTAGGATTTATAATGTCTGCCgctgagtccttgtgtttattgtgttcatgtaagggactatttTTCTGTTGTACTGGTTAATAAAGCATAATGGTAATAAACAACTTGTGGATTCACTgaatgttctcgtgtgttcagcagaggatcagtttacactttaaaggggacctattatgctttttgaACTTTTTTTATAagcgttgttataatgattgatagtcatgtttaaccatactaaagtgtcaaataatgacgtacatgcatttcgacgtattccctgctgacagtctggggtggctgtgcagagcgttaaacactcgggacaacgtttgcgattcacttgttcacatttccgggaaatcatctacgtagaggcagtcaaatctgcccgcgcgcgcgcttcaaggaaggtaaccaatcacaacagagttgggttggcaggaggggggcgagggggcggaaaaggacgaaaccgagcgttgacagagaatgctgaaagcgcccagatgagaggaagagtttcccgaaaatctacatcgttttttgtgtatggttaaacatgactatcaatcattataacaatgtttataggtcataaaagtcgaaaaagcataataggtctcCTTTAAGGTTGGGGGTTCACTCAATAAAAAGCACAACAGATGCTTTGTCTACACCAACATTAATAATCAGGATACCAGCAAGTGCATTTCCATATCAGACTCAAACGCCCGAAGAGTGTCAGAATATGGAGAGAATTCTAGAAGCGACCCGACAGGAAACAGACCCCAGCTACTGGCGTCTCTCCAGAGATGATCCTGGCAGGCTGGTTAATACACCACCTCCCCCGTGGCGTCTAACAGGACCCTGAGCCTCCATGTTGAAACACACAGAGGTCTGTGTCTGAGGCGGTGGTGCTGAGCTGCAGAAGAAGGGACATCTCCTTCTCTGCCTGGGTGAGCATGGGAGAGGGCCCATGCAGGCCACCGTACTACAGAATAAGACCAGGGCCTGTTTCATGAAGATAATTAGTCACACGACTAATTATCACCCTTTGTGTTGGTTATTATAGGGCAAGGCATGACAATAAAGAAGGATTCATTATCAGGATATTTAAATCCCTGCATGCAGTTTTGGCTGCGGCCACTAGAGGGTTCAATGAGCCTCTGAAACAACACAAACTGCACCTGTGGTGTTCAGCAGATGATTCTACTTCCTGTTTCTTCAGTTGAAATCCTCCAAGCTCAGCAGATGTTTCTCAAGACCTCAAAACACGCACCTGCTTACACATAGTCATGGAAGTCTGTCTTTACTACACAATAGAGACTATGGGCCTACTAATCTAAATTAAGTTACACACAGGCTTACACGCTTTATTActttttttatgatttattttttagattttGAGCTATAGATATACAGTACACCTCATACATAAAGTGAAATGAAAACAATCTGTGAAACAAGGTACTTGTTTCACagattgtaaaaaaatataagggagggaagggtacccccccttccctcccttacATAAAATAGGGTATAATGGGTTTTGACACAGGTATTAATGGGAGTGGATATTGGCCATGCATGCCTTCACATATACAGAGACATACCACACACTTTAATACTGCCTGCTTTCAGAGGGTCTCCTGATGAGAAGCAACAAATAAAAAGTTTATGACTACTTCTCTCCTCACTGCCTCCACAAACTACTGGATACTGAATGACGTCACGTTACAATGTTGATACACTGAACTGATTTAGTGAGACTAAAGGTGTGTGTTGCTGAATACCAGCCTGTAGATGTTGTAGCAAGATGGAGGAACACAAGAATCCAACCCAACCAGATTAATCACTAAAGAGAAAATAACCCTGCTATGATAGAAACATAACCATTATTTATGATAACACTACATATACTATACTGTTCAAGGTCTTATTTCTCCTCAATTCCTTGTATAACCTTTAATGCTGTCACATCAGCAGCTGCAGTCATGTCGAAATTTTCAATTTCTACATCAATGTTCAAATGTTCCAAAGGATCCATTTTTGAGGTCGTAACAATCCAGTCTGTATTTCATTTAGTACCTGCTTCTGAATGCTGAATGACATCACGTTAGAATGTTTGTACAATGTACTGATTCTAATCAGACTAAAGGTGTGCTGAATGCCTGCCTGTAAAGGGTGCAGCAAGATGGATAATTAAAAGCACACAAAGAATCCAAGCCAACAAGAACACTCATACGGTAAATATGCGGTTCAAACTTAATTACTTTAGTTTGTTTTGTGTCATTTTGGCTTAAGTTTAGCTGTTGCTCTAATTTGTTGGAGTTAGTGTTTGGAGAAAATGATCTTTTGTTTAGTAAATTGACTGCGTTCCTGTTGGATCTAAGGTGTAGAAGGACTCTGCATCAGTGACTGAGTGGCTCTACATGCTGCCTGAACTATCAAGTGtctctttgtttttctctgtcTGAGCTTGTAGACATCAGAGCTATCTGTCTATCGTtcatattttaataaagtgaTTCGTCTTCATCACTGAGTGAGGTCATGGAACAGCAGCCTATAGGAGGCAAGTCTGAGAGGAGTATGAACTGGGAGGGGAACTGGTCCAACCGGTTGGTTCACAGCATAATTTTCTTGTTATGAGTTTGACAGTTTGGTGTGGCTCACTTCATTACAGCAGGAAGAAGACTAAGGTACTGTACTCAACTCTGATCCCTGATGTATCCTAAATATGCAGAACTTTGATTTGTATCAGTAGATTGATGGTTGGTTTTCTGTCAATATATGGATGTATGGCTCTTTGTCAAAATTACTGTTGAATGATTTTGCAGATTCTTTATCTGAAGTGACTGACAGTGAATGcagaaacaggtcattaaggaccaggtgggtttagacagtacagagagttcattaaggagccggtaggggttatACAGGTTTTGTCTCATATCACAAGTGTCCTTGGGTGACTTAAACGGTACTTAGGATAGAACAGTTGTTTTATTAGAATTATTATGAGTCATATCATCATAAGACTGGAAGACGGCCACCTTGTTTAGTGAAGGTGTTTACACGTCATCTTGTTCTGGAACTAGTTCTCTGTGGGCCTGCCAGCATAGATGTGGGTGTGATGTCATACGACAtgaggaagtccatatatggaCATGTCTTCAGAGCGGTTTAACCAGCACAGGGAACAGTAGGTCTGATATCTGCACGCTGAACTTGATCTTGATACTTCCCTGTGAGCAGCAATAAACAGCTTTTATAAAAGAAGAGAATAAACAAACGCTGAATGTCTGCAGGAACaatagttgtgtttgtgtccaggtctccagacTACTATGGATGATAAGATAGaggaggggggtcctacctctaaaATCAGtttgtctggggaacatggccgccagagcaaagctaagaggtaagaagaggatctctctgtctgtgactgttgtccatctcagagctcagcagtgataataataataataataatacatttaatttagaggcgccttacAAGATACCCAAGGTCACCAACAACACATGCTGGTCACATAGAAGTCCCATAGAAGTCATGATACATCATGACTCCATCCTTAGACtgagtaaaagctgtgtgtgttgtcttgaagcccagagcagcaggagagagcagactcccctggacccagc includes the following:
- the LOC132469713 gene encoding E3 SUMO-protein ligase ZBED1-like; the protein is MDTEPKEVVGPLDGKFEFKKNKDGTLNKQEVICTLCKKEFSFHRSTSSLKYHINAKHAFVGSSSSGARPGGLVQTTLTEGRALSKSISENLTQKIAKWIAKDCRPINIVEDKGLAEVLQVASRDAFYKPPSRGTVMTKIHDLYKTEKKKKEEDLAVADYVALTGDHWTSVSNNNYLGVTAHHITKTWELKSFALTTMKTEERHFAEACAEQFLTVARKWEIEGKVTTIGTDSARNMIAAARLLTFEHMPCIAHILQRSITVSLSDSGFVHALSKSRKIVGHFKHSPANTAELQAQQAALGQKQEPLVQDVPTRWNSTVDMVKRLNRNQAAIKATLDQQQHKLIMLTPPEWDKVQRLETLLEPCRYVTEILGGEAYVSCSVVLPALCHLRRVMEVSDEDPAYVVRFKTAFKEDLASRQEKTNNAWLKLATALDPRFKDLKTLPKSEREEVWTTLGGMLHEQSPRRSPQTSEDGPPKKKMSLLLQMCSDSDSDEEVQPGRDIHRYRAEPCISMEDCPLQWWSAHSGAHDKLALLARKYLATPASTVPCERLFSVAGHIVQKKRSALLSENVNQLVCLSNWLKEE